CTTCAAAACATCCGCTCCTAAATCCGCTAGCATCAAAGTGGCAAATGGGCCTGGCAGTAACGTTGAAAAGTCCAATACTTTTAAATGAGTCAATAATGTCATCAGCCGTACACCTTCCCTTTCCATTGGAATTAGTAAAAGCTTTCCCCGTCGTTCTGTACATGCAATTATGCAGAGTTTACGATTATCATATAACACCGCCTGTCATTTTTGTATAAATTTCCATTCAAAAAAATAAACAGCCAGGAATCAGCTTCCTGGCTGTTGTTAATGAGCCTATAGAAAACAAGTAAAAGCCGGACAATTTAAAACTACATTGTCCGGCTGATTTTACTTTAAGCTTGTTCATTCATATTTTTTGTCAAAATCAAATTCTACTTCATCAATTTTAACGAATTTAGTTTTTCTTACCAGTTTATAGCCAAACCATAGTCCAAGGAAAAGCGGGATTCCCAGGTATGCAGCTATAACACTGCCCCAATCGATTTGGTCTGAGAAAAATGCTTGGATATTTTGGGACAGGATGACGATCATGCCAATTAAAATGGCAAAGATCGGTCCAATCGGAAACCATAATGCCTTATATGGCAGCTTCTCCAATGAATGGCCTTGAGCGATGAACGCTTTCCGGAAACGGTAATGGCTGATGGAAATGCCGAGCCAAAAGATAAATCCTGTAATTCCAATGGCATTCATTAACCAAATATACACTTTACCATCCCCGAAAATGGAGGCTAAAAAGGCCAGCATGCCGATGGAACATGTCAAAATCATGCCTGCAACCGGTACTCCGCGTTTATTAAGTTTTGCAAAAATGCGCGGTGCTTGTCCATCTTTTGCCATTGAGTATAACATACGCGTTGATGCATATAGGCTTGAGTTACCTGCAGATAATACCGCGGTTAAAATGACGGCATTCATAAGCGAAGCGGCAAAGGCCACTCCAGCCTTTTCAAAAATGAGCGTGAATGGGCTTACCATGACGTTATCACCTTGTAAACTTGAGTTCGTATAAGGGATAAGCAGCCCTATAACAAATATTGCAAATACGTAAAAAAGCAAGATTCTCCAGAAGACACTCTTAATGGCCTTCGGTATATTCCGTGCAGGATCTTCACTTTCCCCGGCAGCCACACCAACAATTTCGGTACCTTGAAAAGAAAAGCCAGCCGCTATGAACACGATGAAGACACCCATGAACCCACCCGGGAAAGGAGCGTCATCGACGGTGAAGTTTTTAAAACCTACTGCTTCGCCGCCCATAATGCCGACGATCATTAGCAGCCCGACGATTATAAAAATAACGATGGCTGTAACCTTTATGAAGGAAAACCAATATTCCCCTTCACCATATCCTTTAACGGATAAATAATTCAAAAGGAAAATGAGCACCAAGAATGATGAACTCCATAACAATGATGGACTATTCGGAAACCAGAATTTCATGATCATTGTCGAGGCTGCCAACTCTGCCGCTATCGTCATCGACCAATTGAACCAATACGTCCATCCCAAGGCAAAGCCAAATGCCGGATCGACGAATTTCGTTCCATAAGTACTGAATGAGCCGCTTGTCGGCATAAAGGCTGCCAGTTCCCCTAAGCTCGTCATAACAAAGTAAACCATTGCCCCAACTAAGGCATATGCAAGTAATGCGCCGCCTGGCCCAGCTGTATGGATGGCTGCCCCGCTGCTAAGAAACAGCCCGGTGCCAATAGCCCCGCCAATGGAAATCATCGTTAAATGGCGGGATTTTAAACCGCGTTTTAGTTCTTGTCCTTCTTGCTGGGGAGGATGTTGAACGATGTCATGTTCTTGTTTTGGTATCATAATTTTCATCCCTTTCTATATAAGCGCTTTCATATATGGGAAATCCATTTAATAAATTTTCCTATTTCATAGACTTTCAAATAGATCTAATTTACAATTCGAATTCCTTTTCTGAATATATGCAATTTTCATGCCAAATTTATAAAACGCAATATTCAACAAATAAACAAAAAAAACGCCCTTAATAGACAAAATATTTTGCACTTTACGCCACGTTTTTTTGCACTTTATGCCATGTTTTTTTGCACTTTTATTCATTTGGTTCAATTTACATACATTCCAAATATTACTATAAGAATATATTCAGAGAATATTTCTACCAAAAACCATTTTTCTCCATTTTATTCCTTTAAATGTCATATTTTTTGCAAATTTTCTCCGTTTGTAAATACTATGAAACGGTGTAAAAATGAGGTTATTCTCATGAAGGAGTTGAGTGTTATGAAAGGTAAGGTATTTTTAGGAACTGCACTATCTCTCGGTCTATTATTTTCTGCTATTCCCCATCAAGAAGCTTTAGCGGCAAAAAATGTGTTAAGTGTTGAAAAGTACAATAAGCATAAGGATTCGCTAGAATTCAAGTCTGGGAAACTTACGGACCCATCAAAGCAAACTGCAGAAGATATCATTCTTACCTTTTTTGATGAAAACAAAAAGTCTTACAAGCTAGAAAAGCAAAAGGCGAAAGACTCCTTCACGATCCAGAAAGAAAGCAAGGATGAACTAGGCAATACCGTCCTTAAATTGCAACAAACCTATAAAGGCGTACCTGTATGGAATTCCACACAAGCAGTATTGATTGACACTAAAGGTGTATTGACGGTCGTGTCCGGTACGGTTGAAGCCAATCTAAACACGAAATTAGGGAAAAAGGCTAAAAAAGGCATCAGTAAATCCGAAGCTATCAAAATAGCTGAAGCGGATCTTGGGTTCACTCCTGCCTACGAACAATCACCTGAATCCGACCTATATGTATACGCAAATGAAGGTAAGGCCGATTATGTATATAAAGTCAATTTGAAATTCTTAAGTCCCGAACCAGGAAATCATAATTATTTCATATCAGTCAAAACAGGTAAAATCCTGAATAAATTTAATACGCTAGATGAAGTGACGGGGACCAATTCCGTAGGAACGGGCACCGGCGTCTTAAACAATACCGTGTCATTGAACACTACCTTATCCAACGGCCAATACTATTTACAGGACAATACACGCGGTAAAGGCATCTATACTTATAATGCCAATAACCGTTCAAAATTGCCTGGTACTCTCTTTTCCAACACGACAAATGCTTTCACTACTTCTACCGATAAAGCTGCGGTTGATGCCCATAATTATGCCGGTAAAACCTATGATTATTATAAATCCACGTTTGGACGGAACTCTTATGATGGAAATGGAACCATCCTGAAATCGACCGTTCATTATGGCTCAAGATATAATAATGCATTCTGGGATGGCACCCAAATGGTTTATGGTGATGGAGATGGCACGACGTTCATCCCACTGTCAGGCGGTCTGGATGTCGTTGCACATGAACTGACTCATGCCGTGACTTCCTCGGAATCGAACCTTACCTATCAGAATGAATCCGGTGCTTTGAATGAAGCGATTTCGGATATATTTGGCACGGTCGTCGAATTCAAGAATCAAAGTGACAAAGCCGATTATTTGATCGGCGAAGATATTTACACACCTAACATTTCCGGTGATGCACTTCGTTCAATGGCTAATCCTACATTGAATGGTGACCCTGACCATTATTCGAACCGCTATACGGGAACGGGTGATAACGGAGGAGTCCATACGAACAGCGGAATCATCAATAAGGCGGCCTATTTGATCTCTGCAGGCGGAACTCACCATGGCGTGAGCGTATCCGGGATTGGCATCGATAAACTGGGAACTATCTTTTACCGGGCCAACACGGTTTATTTAACTTCCTCGTCGACATTTTCACAAGCCAAAGCGGCAGTCGTACAAGCGGCCTCTGATTTATACGGTTCTAGCAGTGCAGAAGTCACAGCTGTCAAAAATGCCTTTACAGCCGTCGGTGTGAATTAAGGGATTTACCTATATGACCGACACCTCCCTAGCTTTCTTCTAGCGGAGGTGTTTTTTTAATGGAATGGATATACGGGGCCATCCCGATTACTTCAGCCGTTCGCTACCTTTTTTCGTTCCTCATGTGAAGAATTCCGTCCCACGGTAACGGTAGAACCGCATAAAAAACAATCGTGCCGTTTGTTAAAATTGATTAATTCCGTAAAATAGTTGCTTTTCTTCTTATTAACTGTCAAGCTTAGATGATCTGGACTATATTGAATAGAACAAGTAGGTGACGAACATGATTGAAGTTAAAACTTCCACACTCAGTGATGGTGAGTTCAATAGAGGCGTATTCGCAACACGAGACATTAAAAAGGGTGAGCTTTTGCATGAGGCACCTGTCATTGCTTATCCGAACGAGGAGCATGTTTTCATAGAGAAAACCTTGCTGGCTGATTATGCGTTTGAATATGGAATTAACCATACTGCCATGCTTTTAGGTTATGGCATGCTGTTTAATCATTCTTATACACCCAACGCTACGTATGACATAAACTTCAAGAATCATACGTTTGATTTCTTTGCTTACACCGACATAAAAGCAGGAGAAGAAATCCTGATTAATTATAATGGTGAAGTTGATAATGAGGATCCGCTTTGGTTCAACAAAGAAGATGACGGTGAAGATGAAGCTGAATGATCATTGACCATTCATGAAAGCACTTGTACTTTAGAAGACCTTCCCAAGGTCTTCTAAAGTAGCGGGTGCTTTTCCTTTTACTGCTGGATATTAAGCAATTAAAAAAGCCCCATTTTAGCGGGGACAGTTTGATGACAAAAGAAGTTCGAAATGCTCCCACCCCGAACCATGATTTTATTTATACGAATGAACCGCGAACCCCTGACGAATAACTGACTAGCCAAGCCAGACGCTTGCTTTGATGAGGCTGGCAGACAGTCGGCGGAACGGGAGCGGATCAACTGGAACTTTTTCAAGAAAAAAATGACTGTAAATTAGTTTTTCTCTAATTTACAGTCTTGTCCCATTAAAACTTCTAATGGGTTATTTCACCTTAACGTATGGATGGATTACTTGATTTTGTTTTGGTTATTGATTGGAATTGGCCCTTAACCTTATCGATGGTTTCCGGTGTGGCAAGGGACTTTATTTGACTCATGGTTTTTTCACGGGTTTTCTTATTACGCATTAAAAATGCGGCTGCTCCTATCAGGACGGTTCCAAGCATTTTGTTTGATGGCATGTTAGTTTCCTCCTTCAAGTTAGTCATATATAGTATTCCCTCTATCAGCTGATTTAAACAAAAGCATCCTTTTGAGAAGGTGGTTTCGCTTTTATTCATCATCGCCCAGGCTTTCGATATACTTTATGCTTTCTGGATTTCCCACTACTTTTTCAGCTTGATCCGGGTCAGCTTTCATTTGCTTCATATTGTAAAGTTTATATGTCAGCACTCTTTTCACTGACTCGTTAATTCTATCCATTGGAACTTCCCCTGCTTTTACCGCTTGCAGTAATCCATTATATACTTCAAGCTCATGGGAGTATTCATGACAGACAAGTAATAAATCAGCTCCTGCAAGGATTGCCTGCTTCCCCATCTCTTCATAGGAGTAATACTTGTTCACAGCACCCATTTCCAAATCGTCTGTAACGACAATCCCTTCATATTTGAGTTTCCGCCGAAGCAGTTCTTCTATGATGATTTTAGATAGGCTTGCTGGTTTTTCTTTATCATAGGCTGGATATTTAATGTGGGTCACCATCACGAAAAACTTTTGGTTATCCATTTCACTTATGATTTGCTTGAAAGGATAAATATCCGAATTTTCCAGATCAAGTTGGTTTGCCTCAACGGAAGATGTTTCGACATGCGGATCGATTTCGCTGCGTCCGTTTCCAGGAAAGTGCTTCAATGCACCAGTTATCGATGCATCATTCAAGCCTTC
This sequence is a window from Brevibacillus sp. JNUCC-41. Protein-coding genes within it:
- a CDS encoding amino acid permease; the protein is MIPKQEHDIVQHPPQQEGQELKRGLKSRHLTMISIGGAIGTGLFLSSGAAIHTAGPGGALLAYALVGAMVYFVMTSLGELAAFMPTSGSFSTYGTKFVDPAFGFALGWTYWFNWSMTIAAELAASTMIMKFWFPNSPSLLWSSSFLVLIFLLNYLSVKGYGEGEYWFSFIKVTAIVIFIIVGLLMIVGIMGGEAVGFKNFTVDDAPFPGGFMGVFIVFIAAGFSFQGTEIVGVAAGESEDPARNIPKAIKSVFWRILLFYVFAIFVIGLLIPYTNSSLQGDNVMVSPFTLIFEKAGVAFAASLMNAVILTAVLSAGNSSLYASTRMLYSMAKDGQAPRIFAKLNKRGVPVAGMILTCSIGMLAFLASIFGDGKVYIWLMNAIGITGFIFWLGISISHYRFRKAFIAQGHSLEKLPYKALWFPIGPIFAILIGMIVILSQNIQAFFSDQIDWGSVIAAYLGIPLFLGLWFGYKLVRKTKFVKIDEVEFDFDKKYE
- a CDS encoding M4 family metallopeptidase, whose translation is MKGKVFLGTALSLGLLFSAIPHQEALAAKNVLSVEKYNKHKDSLEFKSGKLTDPSKQTAEDIILTFFDENKKSYKLEKQKAKDSFTIQKESKDELGNTVLKLQQTYKGVPVWNSTQAVLIDTKGVLTVVSGTVEANLNTKLGKKAKKGISKSEAIKIAEADLGFTPAYEQSPESDLYVYANEGKADYVYKVNLKFLSPEPGNHNYFISVKTGKILNKFNTLDEVTGTNSVGTGTGVLNNTVSLNTTLSNGQYYLQDNTRGKGIYTYNANNRSKLPGTLFSNTTNAFTTSTDKAAVDAHNYAGKTYDYYKSTFGRNSYDGNGTILKSTVHYGSRYNNAFWDGTQMVYGDGDGTTFIPLSGGLDVVAHELTHAVTSSESNLTYQNESGALNEAISDIFGTVVEFKNQSDKADYLIGEDIYTPNISGDALRSMANPTLNGDPDHYSNRYTGTGDNGGVHTNSGIINKAAYLISAGGTHHGVSVSGIGIDKLGTIFYRANTVYLTSSSTFSQAKAAVVQAASDLYGSSSAEVTAVKNAFTAVGVN
- a CDS encoding SET domain-containing protein, with protein sequence MIEVKTSTLSDGEFNRGVFATRDIKKGELLHEAPVIAYPNEEHVFIEKTLLADYAFEYGINHTAMLLGYGMLFNHSYTPNATYDINFKNHTFDFFAYTDIKAGEEILINYNGEVDNEDPLWFNKEDDGEDEAE